A stretch of the Actinopolymorpha sp. NPDC004070 genome encodes the following:
- a CDS encoding SDR family oxidoreductase, with product MKVVVIGGTGLIGSKLVAGLGDHGHEAVPASPKTGVNTLTGEGLAEVLTGAQVVIDVSNSPSFERTAVMEFFETSTRNVLAAEATVGVGHHVALSVVGTEQMPENGYFAAKITQEQLIEKSGIPYSLVHATQFFEFVRGIADEATDGDTVRIAPVRFQPMAGDDVARAVARVAVGAPLNGRVETGGPEQFRMDEFFRDALAAWGDPRQVVSDPQAKYFGSVPGERTLVPDEGATLGTIHYRDWLAQNAPAK from the coding sequence ATGAAAGTCGTCGTCATCGGAGGAACCGGCCTGATCGGGTCGAAACTCGTGGCCGGCCTCGGCGACCACGGACACGAGGCGGTGCCGGCGTCGCCGAAGACCGGCGTGAACACTCTGACCGGCGAGGGGCTGGCCGAGGTGCTGACCGGGGCGCAGGTGGTGATCGACGTGTCGAACTCCCCGTCGTTCGAGCGCACCGCCGTCATGGAGTTCTTCGAGACCTCGACCCGCAACGTGCTCGCGGCGGAGGCGACCGTCGGTGTGGGCCACCACGTCGCGCTGTCGGTCGTGGGTACGGAGCAGATGCCGGAGAACGGCTACTTCGCGGCGAAGATCACCCAGGAACAACTCATCGAGAAGTCCGGCATCCCGTACTCCCTCGTGCACGCGACCCAGTTCTTCGAGTTCGTCCGGGGTATCGCCGACGAGGCCACCGACGGCGACACGGTGCGGATCGCGCCGGTGCGCTTCCAGCCGATGGCAGGAGACGACGTAGCGCGGGCGGTCGCCCGGGTGGCGGTCGGTGCGCCGTTGAACGGCCGGGTGGAGACCGGCGGGCCGGAGCAGTTCCGGATGGACGAGTTCTTCCGGGACGCCCTGGCTGCCTGGGGCGACCCGCGACAGGTGGTGTCCGACCCGCAGGCGAAGTACTTCGGGAGCGTCCCTGGCGAGCGGACCTTGGTCCCGGACGAGGGGGCAACGCTCGGGACGATCCACTACCGCGACTGGCTTGCCCAGAACGCGCCCGCGAAGTAG
- a CDS encoding cupin domain-containing protein, with protein sequence MSNVQAKPRSDAWKTALTVLQEVEPPSVPSGAHAMTVVVAYPPGDPGAPPHRHSGPAFGYVLEGEMVFELEGEPERVVRAGETFWEPGGDVIHYQDGNNRDDIPVRFVVTMLCEPGKPMLTLVDDDELAQRSNRRAPRRS encoded by the coding sequence ATGTCCAACGTCCAGGCCAAGCCCAGGTCCGATGCGTGGAAGACCGCGCTCACCGTGCTGCAGGAGGTCGAGCCGCCTTCGGTTCCTTCGGGTGCGCACGCGATGACCGTTGTCGTCGCGTACCCACCCGGTGACCCCGGTGCGCCGCCGCACCGGCACAGCGGACCGGCGTTCGGATACGTACTGGAAGGCGAGATGGTGTTCGAGCTCGAAGGCGAGCCCGAGCGGGTCGTCCGCGCCGGCGAGACGTTCTGGGAGCCCGGCGGGGACGTCATCCACTACCAGGACGGCAACAACCGCGACGACATTCCCGTCCGGTTCGTCGTCACGATGCTGTGCGAGCCGGGCAAGCCGATGTTGACACTGGTCGACGACGACGAACTCGCCCAGCGCAGCAACCGCCGGGCACCGCGTCGGTCGTGA